A genomic stretch from Lathyrus oleraceus cultivar Zhongwan6 chromosome 2, CAAS_Psat_ZW6_1.0, whole genome shotgun sequence includes:
- the LOC127123558 gene encoding uncharacterized mitochondrial protein AtMg00820-like: protein MKYEYEALIENKMWELVSRPSNANIIRSLWIFKHKKKYDGSFERYKARLVGNVVNQQLGADYGETFNSIIKSAIIHMVFSIALSKSWCLHQLDVKHVFLHGNIDENM from the coding sequence ATGAAATACGAATATGAAGCTCTTATTGAAAATAAGATGTGGGAATTAGTTTCTCGTCCCTCTAATGCTAATATTATTCGAAGTTTGTGGATTTTCAAGCACAAGAAGAAATATGATGGTTCTTTTGAGCGATACAAAGCTCGTCTTGTAGGTAATGTTGTTAATCAACAATTAGGTGCCGATTATGGTGAAACTTTTAACTCTATCATTAAATCGGCCATTATACACATGGTATTTAGTATTGCATTATCCAAGTCATGGTGTCTTCATCAACTAGATGTCAAGCATGTCTTTTTGCATGGAAATATTGACGAAAACATGTAA